The genomic window GAGATGCAGAAGAGTGGGCGATTTTTCTGGCGGCGGTCTGCGGGCAGACCTACACTCAATTCGACAATGCAGAAGGGGCATTCGTGGTGCCGGAGGGTTTCTCAGCCGTGCACAGCTTCCAGGCGAAATCGATGGGGAATGTCTGGGAGCTGTTCGGCTTCATTCTGGAATCTCCGCAGGAGATCATTATTGCCTGGCGCGGAAGCATCTCCACCAATGACTGGCTCTCGAACATGAATGCCGCGCAAAAAAAATTCAAATACATTCAGGAGCCCTGCATGACCCATCGGGGGTTCACCGATATCTATGCATCTGCCCGGGATGCCATTCTCTCTGTGCTTGGCACACTGTCCCCGGAGAAGACGCTGTATGTAACAGGCCATAGCCTTGGCGGCGCACTGGCCACTCTATGTACGCTGGATATTGCCGCCAATTCTGCCTTCACCGCCCCGAGGCTCTATACCTACGGGTCTCCGCGTGTCGGGGATCCGGATTTTGCCAAGGCCTTCAGCCGGTATGTACGCAGCAGCTACCGTTATGCCAATCTTTTTGACGTCACTACGTATGTTCCGCCAACCGTCTACAAGCTGCCTAAGCAGAAGACCAAATACTATTACACCCATGTCCATACTCTTAAAACCCTGTCCTTTCAGAATGGCAGCCCTGAGCTGAACCATGTTATCCGCAGTTATTTCGCTGTGCTTAGGAAGACCCGGCCGGACTTCACCACAGCTCTGTGCGCCGCGAACCCCGGGTTCTGTCCAGTCCCGGAGCTAATTACTTAGTTCGCCAGGATCTGATTCAGGCTCTCCTCCAGCTGCGGCGTTCCGGCGGGAGACAATACGCCAGCCTTCGCCAGGATCTCCTTGTTGTAATACAGCATATGGAAGTGGGTATCCAGCGGAACCGCTTAAGGCTTGCCGTCATAGGATACGCTTATGATATTGGAATCCGAAATCTGCTTCAGGTCGAATCCTACCTTGGAGGCGAGTTCATCCACCGGCATAATCTGCTGGGCTTTCACGAACGGCGAGATCCGCTCCACGTGGGCGACCGCAACATCCGGACCTTTGGAGGACGACAGCGCTGTACCGAGCTTCGCGTAATACTCATTGGATTCCAGCCGGAGCGGCTTAACGGTCACCTCTTGCTGCGAGTCGTTGAAGCCCTTGATAATCTGATCCACGAACTCTCCTTCCCCGCCGCCGAACATATTCCAGAAGGAGATCTCTACCGGACTGCCGCTTGTGCTCTCTGGTGCAGCCGGTTCATCTGATGCCTTGGCCGCTCCGTTCTCTGTATTTCCGGAAGAGCATCCCTGCAGCACCAGAGCCAGCCTCAGCCCGGCCGTTACTACACTTGATAAGCCTTGTTATATCTTCATCTGTACAACCCTC from Paenibacillus sp. FSL H8-0048 includes these protein-coding regions:
- a CDS encoding lipase family protein, with product MTTNKRDAEEWAIFLAAVCGQTYTQFDNAEGAFVVPEGFSAVHSFQAKSMGNVWELFGFILESPQEIIIAWRGSISTNDWLSNMNAAQKKFKYIQEPCMTHRGFTDIYASARDAILSVLGTLSPEKTLYVTGHSLGGALATLCTLDIAANSAFTAPRLYTYGSPRVGDPDFAKAFSRYVRSSYRYANLFDVTTYVPPTVYKLPKQKTKYYYTHVHTLKTLSFQNGSPELNHVIRSYFAVLRKTRPDFTTALCAANPGFCPVPELIT
- a CDS encoding extracellular solute-binding protein — protein: MLQGCSSGNTENGAAKASDEPAAPESTSGSPVEISFWNMFGGGEGEFVDQIIKGFNDSQQEVTVKPLRLESNEYYAKLGTALSSSKGPDVAVAHVERISPFVKAQQIMPVDELASKVGFDLKQISDSNIISVSYDGKP